The Sulfurospirillum halorespirans DSM 13726 genome has a window encoding:
- a CDS encoding bifunctional folylpolyglutamate synthase/dihydrofolate synthase, with amino-acid sequence MNLHAFLETKPLFYDEIDYSRMPKAYERIASHYTLPKIIHLVGTNGKGTTGRFLAHMLRANGLHVGHYTSPHILHFNERIWLDGSDVDEVSLEKAHHKLLSWLDPVVAQSLSYFEYTTLLAMVVFSPLCDFVVLEAGLGGEFDATNVFPKCLSIITPIGLDHQAFLGETIEEIAQTKINSATGMIVLAKQYDAKIVPIAHAKSQAFQSQLYEVETFFDKPHLEALTGYGMKHQLPLYLQENFKTALCALTILGYDCDLATFSPTILQGRCQRILPNVIIDVGHNVMAAKALVESLGEKKVFLVYNSYKDKDFKTILEVLKPIIEAILVIEIESPRAADQADLYDVAKTLALPISSFEAIQSDKEYLVFGSFSVVEAFLKGLCEK; translated from the coding sequence ATGAATTTACACGCTTTTTTAGAGACCAAACCACTTTTTTACGATGAGATCGATTATTCGCGTATGCCCAAAGCTTATGAGCGCATCGCGTCTCATTATACACTTCCTAAAATAATTCACCTCGTTGGCACCAATGGAAAAGGGACAACGGGGCGTTTTTTAGCCCATATGCTCAGAGCAAACGGTTTACATGTAGGACACTATACATCGCCGCATATTCTTCACTTTAATGAACGCATTTGGCTAGATGGAAGCGATGTGGATGAAGTAAGTCTTGAAAAAGCGCATCACAAACTTCTCTCTTGGCTTGATCCTGTTGTAGCGCAATCGCTCTCGTACTTTGAATACACCACACTACTCGCCATGGTTGTTTTCTCTCCCCTCTGTGATTTTGTTGTTTTAGAAGCAGGGCTTGGCGGTGAGTTTGATGCAACCAATGTGTTTCCAAAATGCCTCTCTATCATCACCCCAATCGGGCTTGATCACCAAGCATTTTTGGGTGAAACGATTGAAGAGATCGCTCAAACGAAAATTAACAGTGCTACGGGCATGATCGTCTTAGCGAAGCAGTATGATGCGAAAATTGTGCCTATTGCCCATGCTAAATCCCAAGCATTTCAAAGCCAACTTTACGAGGTCGAAACCTTTTTTGATAAACCTCACCTCGAAGCTTTGACTGGGTATGGAATGAAGCATCAACTGCCACTTTATTTACAGGAAAATTTTAAAACTGCTCTTTGTGCATTAACCATTCTTGGGTATGATTGTGATCTTGCAACATTTTCTCCGACGATTTTGCAAGGACGGTGCCAAAGAATTTTGCCCAATGTGATCATAGATGTCGGGCACAATGTGATGGCAGCAAAAGCGCTGGTAGAGAGTTTAGGTGAAAAAAAGGTTTTTTTGGTCTATAATAGTTATAAAGATAAAGATTTTAAAACCATTTTAGAGGTTTTAAAACCAATTATTGAAGCCATTTTGGTGATTGAGATTGAAAGTCCAAGGGCTGCAGATCAAGCTGATTTGTATGATGTTGCGAAAACATTAGCGCTTCCTATCTCGTCTTTTGAGGCAATACAGAGCGATAAAGAGTATTTGGTTTTCGGCTCTTTTTCGGTTGTGGAAGCATTTTTAAAGGGTTTATGTGAAAAATAA
- a CDS encoding GGDEF domain-containing protein — protein sequence MATTINEIIRDSLELIKEEHLNLTPDNYAKVFCKVAKQKGVIVEDCQKVDKYTKKLDPNIVADMKRFSISNVDELLAFLVAKMNRANEGDSLKMVSSLAILTKRVLQAITLLHDAKATSLANASLERLDFHQNLQSIDLVKEKWFDFISNYDDSYLKKLDAFGHVSKEDLEAMVRDLIKILSKDTSTELYRDIVPLIIATLVPSIASGMNDELAAISHELRTSPDALSTPALQKEIKALIGKRIELDKTEVQKKISALDKILDEINKKLLELIQSSNLSHEQVKVIKADLQNINFSHDSFENVHVKLLNIASSLENETKSLSERMVSNQETITKLQNRVTKLESALLVAKQEVKEDFLTHVATKRALANEMSRVEDAFMRYKIDYTLCFIDIDHFKVVNDTYGHEAGDVILSTVGKILRKYIRQVDFVGRYGGEEFLVILPSTELPQAVHFADKIRAIVEQFKFLYKNERIDVTVSCGVSQRSQQKSKDETLSAADAFLYKAKEAGRNRVMPVL from the coding sequence ATGGCAACAACAATTAATGAAATCATTAGAGATTCGCTAGAGCTTATTAAGGAAGAACATCTTAATTTAACGCCCGATAATTACGCCAAAGTCTTTTGTAAAGTGGCGAAACAAAAGGGCGTGATTGTTGAAGATTGCCAAAAAGTTGATAAATATACCAAAAAGCTTGATCCGAACATCGTGGCAGATATGAAGCGTTTTAGCATCAGCAATGTCGATGAACTCCTCGCTTTTTTGGTCGCAAAGATGAACCGTGCCAATGAGGGCGATTCCCTTAAAATGGTCAGTTCTTTAGCCATTTTGACCAAACGCGTGCTTCAGGCGATTACCCTTTTGCATGATGCAAAAGCCACCAGTTTGGCGAATGCTTCACTCGAACGTCTTGATTTTCATCAAAACTTACAGTCGATTGATCTGGTCAAAGAGAAGTGGTTTGATTTTATCTCCAATTACGACGACAGCTACCTTAAAAAACTCGATGCTTTTGGGCATGTGAGCAAAGAGGATCTGGAAGCGATGGTTCGAGATCTGATTAAGATTTTGAGCAAAGACACGAGTACGGAGCTTTATCGAGACATTGTTCCTCTCATCATTGCAACCCTTGTGCCTTCGATTGCTTCAGGGATGAATGATGAATTAGCCGCTATCAGCCATGAATTGCGCACCTCTCCAGATGCTCTGAGCACACCAGCACTTCAAAAAGAGATTAAAGCGTTGATTGGCAAGCGCATTGAGCTCGATAAAACAGAGGTTCAAAAGAAAATCTCAGCGCTGGATAAAATCCTTGATGAGATCAATAAAAAGCTTCTTGAACTGATCCAAAGCAGCAATCTCAGCCATGAACAGGTCAAAGTCATTAAAGCAGATCTTCAAAATATCAATTTTTCACACGATAGTTTTGAAAATGTCCATGTCAAGTTACTCAATATTGCCTCTTCTTTGGAAAATGAAACCAAGTCACTCAGTGAGCGAATGGTCAGCAATCAAGAGACCATTACAAAACTTCAAAACCGTGTAACAAAACTCGAATCTGCGCTCTTAGTTGCAAAACAGGAGGTTAAAGAAGACTTCTTGACCCATGTAGCCACCAAACGCGCCCTTGCCAATGAGATGAGTCGTGTGGAAGATGCTTTTATGCGCTATAAAATCGATTATACCCTCTGTTTTATCGACATCGATCATTTTAAAGTGGTCAATGACACCTACGGGCATGAAGCCGGCGATGTGATTCTCTCCACTGTAGGTAAGATTCTGCGCAAATACATTCGCCAAGTTGATTTTGTCGGTCGTTACGGTGGTGAGGAGTTTTTAGTCATTTTACCAAGCACGGAACTGCCACAAGCGGTTCATTTTGCCGATAAAATTCGTGCCATTGTGGAGCAGTTTAAATTTCTCTATAAAAATGAACGCATCGATGTTACGGTCAGTTGCGGTGTTTCGCAACGTTCACAGCAAAAGTCCAAAGATGAAACACTCAGTGCTGCCGATGCCTTTTTATACAAAGCCAAAGAGGCAGGGCGCAATCGAGTGATGCCTGTTCTGTAA
- the lptE gene encoding LPS assembly lipoprotein LptE, with protein MKQLFLGLLIIAFISGCGYKPSSYYAKSALGDKIYAEVTISRQDPRNSVLIKDAVNEAIVSRFSGKLVSKEQADSVLHVSIQSISFSPTVYDTYGYVIAYKTTVILAMNYENAAKKVEKLTATGEYDFSIETNSVISDTNRFEAIRYAASDALDEFVSKIAIKGLRNGNNN; from the coding sequence ATGAAACAACTTTTTCTTGGACTCTTAATAATAGCTTTTATCAGTGGATGCGGTTATAAACCATCCTCGTATTATGCGAAAAGTGCCTTAGGCGATAAAATCTATGCTGAAGTGACCATCTCAAGGCAAGATCCAAGAAACAGTGTTCTCATCAAAGATGCCGTGAATGAAGCGATTGTAAGCCGTTTTAGTGGCAAATTGGTTTCTAAAGAACAAGCGGACAGTGTTTTACATGTAAGCATTCAAAGCATCTCTTTTTCACCAACCGTGTATGATACGTATGGGTATGTGATTGCCTATAAAACGACGGTTATTTTAGCTATGAATTACGAAAATGCCGCGAAAAAAGTTGAAAAATTAACAGCAACAGGCGAGTATGACTTCTCCATTGAAACCAACAGTGTCATTTCCGACACCAACCGCTTTGAAGCTATCCGATATGCCGCAAGTGATGCTTTAGATGAGTTTGTCTCTAAGATTGCGATTAAAGGACTTCGAAATGGCAACAACAATTAA